The following are encoded in a window of Synergistaceae bacterium genomic DNA:
- a CDS encoding LicD family protein, with product MRKIDVEELKQNQLEILDVVAKFCEDNQINYWIDAGTLLGAIRHKGFIPWDDDIDVGMLRPDYDKFMKLFNEKNTRYKFHCIENDPEFFVPFGKVLDNETLLYEPDERGFKLAINIDIFVYDNAPDDDNIVKEMYDRRDSLRKNGSRRMYPIFMNKPNGNILRRCLVYLLRAVYRVFPKYYFVHKMIENSKRFVNQDTKRVGNFTSYTRMACDKRVFNEFIDVEFEGRKFKAPVGYDEWLRAFYGDYMQLPPIEKRVSTHSFIAYKN from the coding sequence ATGAGAAAGATAGACGTTGAGGAGCTGAAGCAAAACCAGCTTGAAATACTTGATGTTGTTGCTAAATTCTGCGAAGATAATCAAATAAATTACTGGATCGATGCCGGAACTCTCTTAGGCGCGATAAGGCATAAAGGCTTTATTCCTTGGGACGATGATATTGACGTGGGAATGCTGCGGCCTGATTATGATAAATTCATGAAACTCTTTAACGAGAAGAATACGCGCTATAAATTTCACTGCATAGAGAATGACCCGGAATTTTTTGTCCCTTTCGGAAAAGTTTTAGATAATGAGACTCTCTTATATGAACCTGACGAACGAGGATTTAAACTTGCGATTAACATAGATATATTTGTATATGACAATGCCCCCGACGATGATAATATCGTTAAAGAAATGTATGACCGCAGGGACTCTTTACGCAAAAACGGATCTCGGCGGATGTATCCCATTTTCATGAATAAGCCGAACGGGAATATATTGCGCAGGTGTCTTGTTTACTTATTGCGGGCTGTATATAGAGTCTTCCCGAAATATTATTTTGTGCATAAAATGATCGAGAACTCAAAACGTTTTGTAAATCAAGATACAAAGCGAGTCGGAAATTTTACGAGTTATACGCGCATGGCCTGCGATAAAAGAGTCTTTAATGAATTTATTGACGTGGAATTTGAAGGCAGAAAATTTAAAGCTCCCGTCGGTTATGACGAATGGCTGCGAGCTTTTTACGGCGATTATATGCAGCTGCCACCGATTGAAAAACGAGTCAGCACTCACTCTTTTATAGCTTACAAAAATTAG